One genomic segment of Lewinellaceae bacterium includes these proteins:
- a CDS encoding DUF1295 domain-containing protein translates to MTLSHIINAHKGGTLLVVLGLMYFYHNFSLDAWIYLALHGSYGIAWVLKHLFFRDQRWERRVTWSSALFNWFFLASYWVAPWLLISDPPAGAINTGFYALFIILYVLGLFLMISADGQKHFTLKYHPGLITSGVYRSMRHPNYLGEMMVYASFALVSRHWIPWVILLIWWVLFFVPNMLMIERSVSRYPGWKAYTKQAGFLWPKW, encoded by the coding sequence ATTACCTTGAGTCATATCATCAATGCACACAAGGGTGGAACGCTGTTGGTGGTTCTGGGGCTGATGTATTTTTACCACAATTTTTCACTGGATGCCTGGATCTATCTGGCGCTTCATGGGAGTTACGGTATCGCTTGGGTTCTTAAGCACCTCTTTTTCCGTGATCAACGCTGGGAGCGCAGGGTCACCTGGAGCAGTGCCCTCTTCAACTGGTTTTTTCTGGCCTCCTACTGGGTTGCGCCCTGGCTGCTCATCAGTGATCCGCCAGCTGGAGCCATAAATACAGGGTTTTATGCTTTATTTATAATACTTTATGTATTAGGACTTTTTCTAATGATTTCCGCTGACGGGCAGAAACATTTTACGCTAAAATATCATCCGGGACTGATCACGTCCGGTGTGTACCGCTCGATGCGGCATCCGAATTACCTGGGTGAAATGATGGTTTATGCCAGTTTCGCACTGGTTTCGAGGCATTGGATTCCCTGGGTGATCTTATTGATCTGGTGGGTTTTATTCTTTGTCCCCAATATGCTGATGATCGAACGTTCCGTCTCACGCTATCCGGGCTGGAAGGCGTATACAAAGCAAGCCGGCTTTCTTTGGCCAAAATGGTGA
- a CDS encoding sulfatase, which translates to MYRIHIALLILTAILISESCQSPARTEQKSKRPNILFIMSDDHGYQAISAYSKRLIQTPNIDRIAQGGLLFTNACVTNSLCAPSRAVILTGKHSHLNGKIDNNFPFDTTNMTFPQLLQDAGYQTAMFGKLHFGNSPKGFDQFKILPGQGHYYNPDFITKKEGNITVEGYTTDIITDMTLDWLDQERDTTKPFMLMYLHKAPHREWLPPERHYKEFTKRTFPEPPTLFDDYSGRGTAAKEAEMNILENMNWAGDSKIYPELMDELGIPQTMNWDKAAFEGEVGRQNAEQRAAWDAVYGPINEDFKKRYPTMSREDLMHWRYQRYMQDYLGSIAAVDDGVGRVLDYLDAHGLTDNTIVIYTSDQGFFLGEHGWFDKRFIYNESFKTPLLVRWPGVITPGSVDSKMVQNLDFAPTFLEAAGIPIPTDMQGVSLLPLFRGDTAHFRDAVYYHYYEYPAIHMVKRHYGIVTEDYKLIHFYYDVDEWELYDRKKDTLELHNVFADPDYADVVKTMMAKLKDIREKYHDSDSLDQYYIKKYDELKK; encoded by the coding sequence ATGTACCGGATACATATTGCACTGCTGATCCTAACCGCAATCTTAATTTCTGAGTCCTGCCAGTCCCCCGCCAGGACAGAGCAGAAATCCAAACGACCGAATATCCTGTTCATCATGTCCGATGACCATGGCTACCAGGCGATCAGTGCCTATTCTAAACGGCTGATCCAAACGCCTAACATCGACCGGATTGCCCAGGGCGGACTACTATTTACCAATGCCTGTGTCACCAATTCGTTATGTGCTCCATCACGGGCAGTGATCCTTACCGGAAAACACAGCCACCTGAATGGTAAGATCGATAACAATTTCCCATTCGACACCACCAATATGACGTTCCCTCAATTATTGCAGGATGCCGGCTATCAGACGGCCATGTTTGGCAAATTACATTTTGGAAACAGTCCGAAAGGATTCGATCAATTCAAGATATTACCCGGACAAGGGCATTATTACAACCCTGATTTTATTACCAAAAAGGAAGGCAACATCACGGTGGAAGGGTACACCACCGATATCATCACCGATATGACCCTGGATTGGCTGGATCAGGAACGCGATACCACCAAACCATTCATGCTGATGTATTTACACAAAGCACCACACCGGGAATGGCTACCGCCGGAAAGACATTATAAAGAGTTCACCAAACGAACCTTTCCCGAGCCACCAACCCTTTTTGACGATTATAGCGGACGCGGCACCGCGGCAAAAGAAGCCGAAATGAACATCCTGGAAAATATGAACTGGGCCGGTGACTCCAAGATCTATCCCGAATTGATGGACGAACTGGGCATTCCCCAGACGATGAACTGGGATAAAGCCGCCTTTGAGGGTGAGGTTGGCCGCCAAAATGCCGAACAGCGCGCTGCCTGGGATGCCGTTTATGGCCCCATCAACGAAGATTTTAAAAAACGCTATCCGACCATGTCCCGGGAAGACCTGATGCATTGGCGTTATCAGCGCTACATGCAGGACTATCTGGGTAGCATTGCCGCTGTCGATGACGGCGTAGGCCGTGTGCTGGATTATCTCGACGCTCATGGCCTGACCGACAACACGATTGTCATTTACACGTCCGACCAGGGATTCTTCTTAGGGGAGCATGGATGGTTCGACAAGCGTTTTATCTACAATGAATCGTTTAAGACGCCCTTGCTGGTCCGTTGGCCCGGGGTGATCACGCCAGGCTCCGTAGACAGCAAAATGGTCCAGAATCTGGACTTCGCCCCTACTTTCCTCGAGGCGGCCGGCATCCCCATTCCAACGGATATGCAGGGTGTCAGTCTGTTACCATTGTTCCGGGGAGATACCGCCCATTTCCGTGACGCCGTTTATTACCATTATTACGAATATCCGGCCATCCACATGGTGAAGCGGCATTATGGCATCGTTACCGAAGATTACAAACTAATCCATTTTTACTACGATGTCGACGAGTGGGAATTGTATGACCGCAAGAAGGATACGCTGGAATTACATAATGTATTTGCCGATCCGGATTATGCGGATGTTGTCAAAACCATGATGGCCAAACTGAAAGACATCCGGGAAAAATATCATGATTCCGATTCATTGGACCAGTATTACATCAAAAAATACGATGAGCTGAAGAAGTAA